In Myxococcales bacterium, the genomic window GATCCGAGCCGTCGGCAATCGCGACGTTGATGAGCTCGCCCTTGCCCTGTTTGTCCAGCTACGCGCACCCGGGGTTTTGTTGCCCACCGCCCCGCCGAGCACGAGTTTGTCGCCCATCTGAACCGGCGTGATGCCCGTACGACGGTTCGCCCGCCGCGCCCTACCTTGCGTTCGCCAGCGCTGCACAGCGCTCCGGGATCTTCAGGGCTACCGTCTGACTCGCCGCCGCGGCGTTGCGCAAAGAGCAGCAGGCGTCGCCGTGCCCGGCGTCTCGGCGCTGCCGCCGGCGTTCTTGTCTTTGTTGCGACAACGGCGCCCAAAGGCCGCGAGTGGGATGAGCGGTGCGATGAAGCGGAAGGTCGTTCGGCGGTTTCATGCGGTGTGCTTGCGCGCTCCGGCGCGCACGTCGGCGCAGGGAAGAAGCGCGGCCCCTGTTCGAGTCGCCGGGCGTGGGGTGAGCGGCGCCTCCGCGGCAACCGGGAAGCTCGCGCCCCGGCCGAAGTGGTCGATCCGGCCAGGTTTCGGCTTCGTGGCGACCTCGAGCGTATCGTCGGCGGCGCACGGCGGTTCGGCTCTGATTGCCCTCGTGGTTGCCACCTGGTTCGGCTGCGGGCGCTCGCCGGTCGCACCCGGGCAACGTGGGACGCTGGGCGCGCTGCCTCCGCACCTCGCGTTGCGCTTACTCCGGCCACATCATACGCAACGACCGTGGTCTTGATCACCGCGCTGGGCACCTGGGCCGCCAACCGCCCGAGGCCGAGCGCCTCGGCGAGAAAGATCCTCAGAGTGTCGTGGTCGACGGGGTGGCCGGCGTGCTCCTCGGCTACTCATCGCGCGGGAGCAGGCGTCAAAGCCGAGCTGCTCGCCGTTGCTGTTCGTTCGTTCGACATCTGGAAGGCGGGGGCCCATCGACGCGATCCAGCGCCTCCGAGCCGAAAGTGGGCATCGCTATGGCCCGACGACATCCTGGCCGGAGCTCTGGCAGGCGTCGTGGCGCTGGGTCGCGCGCTGACGTGACAGAGAGGTCGGGCGAGAGAGCGCGTGCTCGACACAAGTCAGGGCTGCGCGAGCAACCCACCGAACGCTTCGCGCATCACGCGCTCGGCCTCGGGCCCGAGGAGTCGCCGTGGGCTGCGCTCGAGAATAAAGGATCGAAGCGAACCGGAATGGCGGTGGGCTTCAGGCGCCCGCACACCGGTCATGCGTGGGTCGTGAGCTCAGGCTGTCCGCCGAGGATGGCGGCGACCGGCGTGCGCGCCGGCGAGGTGCCGCGCCGAGGGCGCCACCGGGATCCCGCCAGGATGACTCGGGGATAACGCTCGCGTTGGGCGGCGTGAAGCTCTTGTACCCGCGTCGCACCTTGTGGTATCCATCAGCACCACGTCGCTGGCATCGAAGCGTCCCGGATCTCGCCTGCCCTCGCCAGCGCGGCGCTTTGCGCGCTTCGGGCGACCGGGTGTCGGGCCCCCGTGAGTAGCGCCCGTTCTTGCCTCAAACGATCGCCTCGGACGCGATCAACGTGCCGAGGCTCGGCTCCCGCTCTGACCATGCGCGCGGGCGCCAAGGGATCCCCGCAGGCACCGTGCAGATACACGATGGCGCGGCGCGCGCTCGATGGCCCGTGCGCCACGGCAAGCTCCGCGTCACCGGCGACCTGCACGCTCCACGAAGACGCCGGGCTCGCCAACCCGTGCGGGCGCGGGCTGAGGTGGCCCGGATCGGAAGGTGCGTTGGGCGGGCGGCTGCCTGCCGGTACGACGGGGGGTGGGCGCGACCGGCGTAAGGCTGCAGGGAGGCGAGGGGTCGTGCGCAGCCCGGAGCCCGTGCCGCCGCGAGCGCGAGGGCGGAAAGCTCGGCGGGGCGCGCCAGCGCGGCGCCGAGAGGTGTACACTGCAAGGCGGCGAAGTACGGGCTGCATACCTGCTCTGAAACGCTGGCGCGCTCGGCGGGGCACGCATCAACGCGAAGGCTCAGGGTAGCGGCGGTGCGAGCGACGGCGGCGCGACGCGCGGCGCGCGCCAGGACTCAACCGTCCTGGTTGATCAGCTCGATGGGCACAAACCAGCACAGCCCGCCGCCTTGTCGTTCTCGACCTGGCGAGTGCCCGCGGCAACGGTGCCCGCCGCCGCCGCCGAACGTCAGCATCAGCTCACCAATATCCGGTACGCGAGCCGCGATCAGGATCGACTTTCCGACCACGGAAGATACCGTGTTCTTCTTCGAACACCGCAGGCACGTGAATCGAGATGTTGGTCTTGGGGTAGAAGCGCATAGATATGAGGCGGTTACCAGCGGAGATGGGATCTTCATCCGCAGATCAGGCACGACCAGGTTTGTCATGCACGGTCGAGCAACCTGGAGCTGCGCGCCAGCGGACTCTCCTCGTGCTCCCGGTAGAGGTCGATGCGCTCCTTGACGTCGGGCAGCTCGAGGATCGCTCGATGGTCTGGGTCCGGCAGGCGTCGATCAGCGCCATCATCAGCTGGTAGTTCGAGATGCGAAAGTCTCAAAGCGGAGCGAGTCCCGTCCGGGCATCCATCAGGAAGTTCAGAAGCGCCCAGCCCTCCGGGTGCAAGATCTCCGCTTCGCTGTACTGGAGCCGAGTCGCCTGGTCGACCGCCGCCATGATGTCGTCGCCGACATTCAGCAGCTTCGCCTTGCCCCCGAAGTAGTCGTAGACCACGCGCCGCCGACGCCGCCTTCCGGGTCGCAGATGTGATTGTCGCTTGCCCACCCGCGGGATCTCGCTGTGGTGGTGGTCGAAGACGAAGGTGCACTCCCTCGACGTACGGCAGGTTGGTCGAGATGTCCCGAGCGCTGACCTCGACCTTGCCGTCCTGCATGTCCTTCCGGGTGGACGAACGGGGATGTCGTCGATCGTGTCGAGCTCCTTCAGCAAGACAGCGCAGACCAGGCCGTCAGAATCGCTGCGGGTGACCAGACGGTACTTCTCGGTGCTCATGGGAAACTTCTGGCACGCCGGGACCCCGGCGAAATGGGAAGCGCGCCGCCCAGGGACCGCCGCCAAGTTGCGCGTTCTCCCCGGCGAGCTGGGCCAGCACCGGCCCTGGGGCTCCCGTCGAAAAGCGTGCTACGCAGCCAGACCCCATGGCCTCAGCGAAACCACACGCCAGCAGATCTCCGACTTAGTGAGCACCCACCACGTCCCTGTTATTCATGAAGGGAACGCGCGGCGCTCCCAGTGTGGAGTTCTCAGCCCAGGTCGTGCAGATGCTCGACGACCTCGTGCCCTTCACGAGACCGTGAACGTGCTCAGTCGCCCGGAGCTCCGAGAGGGCATCAAGGGTATTCCCAGTGGGCCGACCATTCCTCAGCTGTTCGTGGCGGGTGAGCTGGTGGGCGGGTGCGACATCGTGCGCAGGCTACACGCGGCGGGTGAGCTGCGAAGAAGCTGCTCGGCGTCGACGACAACGCGCCGCCCCGGCCGAAGGCATCACGCTGAGTGAGGGCGCCGAGCGTGCGTTTCGCGGCGTTCTCGGCGACGCCGGCGACGACGTCCTGGGGCTGAATCAGCGCCGACTTTCGCAACGACCTCTTTTCGGACCGCGCAGCCCGGCGACATCGAGGTGGTCTCACGGGGGGCTCACACTCCCCTCGACCGCGCGCGACTGCGCGACAGGCCGGCTCGGGGGACTCCAGATCGACTTCATCGAACAAACAACCGGCGGGGGTTCAAGCTGGAGAACCCCAACGCGCCAGCGAGGTGGAAGCAGATCGAACCGCAAGCGCTCGCAGCCCTGCTGGCGAAGAAGGTGCTGCTGTTCGACGTGAGGCCGGAGCGTGAACGCGCCCTCGCGAGCATTCCAGGGGACCGGGCGCTCGACGACGAGGGCAGGCTTTCCTGATGCAGCTCGACAAGGCGCAGCCGTCGCTCTACTGTCACCACGGCATCCGCAGCCGGGCGGTCGCGGAGCGATTGCTCGCTGCCGGATTCTCGAATGTGTCGACCTGGCGGGAGGCGTCGACGCCTGATTCCCAGACCGTCGATCCCAAACTGCCGCTACTGAAAGCCGAGACCATGTCGTCCCATCCCCCACTGGTTTTCAGGGCTCCGTCACCGACGCGCTGCGCGGGCCATCGAGCGGGATATCCCGGACTCGAAGGCCGAGGTCAGCGAGAGGCGGCGGCCACTACACGCTTCGGTGGTCTCCCCCCGCCTTTGCCGGCAAGGGGCTGCTCAGATCCAGCGCATGGTCTACGCCGCCATCACACACCTGATGAAGGGCGACATGGCGCCAGTGCATGCCATCGACACACTGAAGACCCGCACGCCCCCGACGAAGTGAGCCGTCGCGCTCCCCCGCGCGGTCCGCCCGCCCCCCCGCGCGAGACCGGTGGCCTCTCGCTTCGCAGAGGATTCACAGGAAGAAGACGGAAGGACCGAGATTTAGCAGGACTCAGAGAACTGCAGAACGACCGGGGGCATGCTCCGCTCAAATCCAATCCCACTGCCCTTCCGACTTCCTGTGAAATTTCTGCCTCTTCGATTTCGCCTTCAGCTCAACGAGACGACTGTTGGCGATGCCAATTCGATGATCGAAGCGCCGCCCGCAAACTCGAACGGCGGGCGGACGATTCGATGTCGGGAAGCAACTCGGTGGAACGCTCCGCTACTACTACCGGGATGCGGCCCGATTCTTCGCGGACCAGTTTTGGTACAGTACGGGCAAGCGCGGGGCCGACACGCTCGCCAACATGGCATCTACACGCCTGCGTGTCCCGCCCGACACGACCTAGCCTCCGTCGGCTGCGGCCGGCCGCGATGTGGACGAGGTACGTGTCCAGGAAGCCAGCGTCGTTGGCCAGTGACAGGGTTCCGACGACACCAGACGAGATGGGTTGTGGAAACGCCACCGGGCGCAACGGGTCCGTCAAGGCGGCGGGCTTCGTGCCGTTGGTGCTGAACCATACCGGCGCGGGGAGCTCCCAGATGAAGTGATCCGCAGGTAACTGAGTCGGGATGCCTGCCCAGGACTGCCAAGCCAGTCTGCCGTCCACCAAGCGAGGAAACGACTTGATGATGGGGTTCGTTGGAGAGTCCCACGTGACACGCGTGTCGTTCCCCGACACGAGGTCTCTTATGTAAACCTCTCCACCGCTGGGGTCGAGATACGTCGTAACCGCTCCATTTTGGCCCGGATCGCGCGTATCGATCCAGGCTGCGGTCTTGCCATCCGGCGAAATGCTCCCGGCGATATCCTCGAACTTGCTGCTGCCGAGCTTGGTGGTCGTGCCGTTGTCGAAATCAATTAGGTCCACGAACCCCTCACCGGCACACGTCGCCAGCCCGTTGCTTGCGCCCTCGATGATGAT contains:
- a CDS encoding PD40 domain-containing protein — translated: MKTETEYVVDDGKGWPEGVGAGGGPSVSNGKTFYGVTTWWGGLLIVRSLLTGEAKVVFSWDKSDGTGAITTSFAHPYVYWERVSPNALHRFDLRDGSLKSIPGGGCIIIEGASNGLATCAGEGFVDLIDFDNGTTTKLGSSKFEDIAGSISPDGKTAAWIDTRDPGQNGAVTTYLDPSGGEVYIRDLVSGNDTRVTWDSPTNPIIKSFPRLVDGRLAWQSWAGIPTQLPADHFIWELPAPVWFSTNGTKPAALTDPLRPVAFPQPISSGVVGTLSLANDAGFLDTYLVHIAAGRSRRRLGRVGRDTQACRCHVGERVGPALARTVPKLVREESGRIPVVVAERSTELLPDIESSARRSSLRAALRSSNWHRQQSSR